From one Triticum aestivum cultivar Chinese Spring chromosome 4B, IWGSC CS RefSeq v2.1, whole genome shotgun sequence genomic stretch:
- the LOC123093159 gene encoding NADH dehydrogenase [ubiquinone] 1 alpha subcomplex subunit 13-B, whose product MTESMVRNKPGMASVKDMPVLQDGPPPGGFAPVRYARRIPNKGPSAIALFLTTFGAFSWGMYQVGQGNKVRRALKEEKIAARSAILPMLQAEEDERFVKEWKKYLEEEARIMKNVPGWKVGESVYNSGKWMPPATGELRPEVW is encoded by the exons ATGACGGAGTCGATGGTGCGGAACAAGCCGGGGATGGCGAGCGTCAAGGACATGCCGGTGCTgcaggacgggccgccgccgggcggGTTCGCGCCCGTGCGCTACGCGCGCCGCATCCCCAACAAGGGCCCCAGCGCCATCGCCCTCTTCCTCACCACCTTCGGCGCCTTCTCCTGGGGCATGTACCAGGTCGGACAGGGGAACAAGGTCCGCCG TGCACTCAAGGAGGAGAAAATTGCTGCCCGTAGTGCTATACTGCCGATGCTCCAAGCTGAAGAGGATGAAAG ATTTGTCAAAGAATGGAAGAAGTATCTTGAGGAGGAAGCGAGGATCATGAAAAATGTTCCTGGATGGAAAGTTGGTGAGAGCGTGTACAATTCTGGGAAATGGATGCCTCCTGCAACCGGTGAGCTGCGTCCGGAGGTTTGGTAA